GATCGGATGCGCACAGGCATCGTTGATGACATCCGCAAGGTCGTCAATGATAAGTCTAAAAAAGAAGGATACACAATGGTTTTTGAAATCAGCGGATCAACGGCAAATGGCGCGCCTACTGTCCTTTATTCCATGACTTCCATGGATATCAGCGATGATATTTCGAAGACATTGAATGCCAATAAACCGCCAGCAAGTGCTACTCCCGCACCTGCAAAGAAACCATAATTTTGTCACGGGAAATCCGAGTGGAAGTATCCTTGGAAAAACTGACAGGACTGGTCCCCGGACAAATCGTGGGGACTTACGGGTACCCTTGTATTAATGGGGTCAACAGCCTGAAGGCGGCCACCGAGACTGAAGTGTCTTTTTTGGGAAATAAAAAGTATTTACCACAAGTGGCCCAAAGTACGGCAGGGATTATTATCCTCCCAGAAGATTACAACGGATTACCCCGCCCCGGCCAGGCATTCATTAAAACACAAAACCCTTCCCAGGCCTTTTCCATTGTCGCAGGCCTTTTTGCCCCCATGGCCATTGTGTATGACCAAGGGATCCACCCGTCGGCTGTCATCCATCCTACTGCCAAGGTGAGTCCTTCAGCGTGTATCCAGCCAAATGCCGTCATTGGCGAATATTCTGTCATCGGCGACCATACGGTCATTGGTGCAAATTGTTATGTAGGGGCATTTACCCAGATCGGTGAAAATTGTCTAATCTACTCAAATGTCTCTATCCGAGAACGTTGTAAGGTCGGCAATCATGCGGTGATCCACAGTGGTGTCGTGGTTGGTTCTGATGGTTTCGGATTTGATTTACAGAGTGCTAATAGTAAGGTTCCCCAGACGGGGATAGTCCAGATCGATGATCATG
The DNA window shown above is from Verrucomicrobiota bacterium and carries:
- the lpxD gene encoding UDP-3-O-(3-hydroxymyristoyl)glucosamine N-acyltransferase; protein product: MSREIRVEVSLEKLTGLVPGQIVGTYGYPCINGVNSLKAATETEVSFLGNKKYLPQVAQSTAGIIILPEDYNGLPRPGQAFIKTQNPSQAFSIVAGLFAPMAIVYDQGIHPSAVIHPTAKVSPSACIQPNAVIGEYSVIGDHTVIGANCYVGAFTQIGENCLIYSNVSIRERCKVGNHAVIHSGVVVGSDGFGFDLQSANSKVPQTGIVQIDDHVEIGANTTIDRARFGRTWIQSGVKIDNLVQIGHNVVVKKNTIIVAQVGISGSTVIGENVIIAGQVGIIGHIEIGDGAIVAAQSGVSKDVPPKRIWSSQFHAREMKDFYQMEASMKRLPVLRKKVLELEAKLKQLEAKFPASDS